A genomic segment from Malaclemys terrapin pileata isolate rMalTer1 chromosome 1, rMalTer1.hap1, whole genome shotgun sequence encodes:
- the LOC128830417 gene encoding endosome-associated-trafficking regulator 1-like has translation MPRPLFPSGTLERTCPQSQGLDNEEEEEPICCYPHHPPPPPAHAKSLISPGDNHLEDPEGAIPFSLKGFVKTKTRGTAKEEESKNRMFAKKLARYNLGFEDDSLSPEALGLSMEFQEPFYKDLEMADTLSDDEDDDWGGSYHHPALEKARKSRFASMSPCSPHDSLYHNTARQLGIEAFAPCLHPSDLYVSCRAHDKAPESCALHEESIGDREYPSVQLSYEELKEENSMLRRKIKSIHSFSESQTRMVRNLERRLRASVVKEEKEAQGLESVVQQAERNLLGMTQRALKAESKAAKLKQEVSLLQVELESFKTENDMLRAGQSASLGAVQQNVDVALQNLHRVIANAHLSIKQLVSGTEMLHFVADLLKSIDKISEVKKEDDG, from the coding sequence ATGCCACGGCCGCTTTTCCCCTCAGGAACATTGGAGAGGACCTGTCCACAGTCCCAAGGCCTAgataatgaggaggaggaggaacccaTTTGCTGTTACCCCCATCACCCGCCACCTCCTCCGGCCCATGCTAAGAGCCTCATCAGCCCAGGGGACAATCATCTGGAAGATCCAGAGGGAGCCATTCCATTTTCCTTAAAGGGGTTTGTAAAAACGAAAACTCGTGGCACAGCAAAAGAGGAAGAGTCAAAAAATAGAATGTTTGCAAAGAAATTGGCCAGATACAACCTAGGCTTTGAAGATGATTCCTTATCTCCAGAAGCATTGGGCTTGAGCATGGAATTTCAGGAGCCATTTTACAAAGACCTAGAGATGGCTGATACCTTATCAGATGATGAGGATGATGATTGGGGTGGGAGCTATCACCACCCTGCCCTTGAAAAAGCCCGTAAGTCCAGGTTTGCCAGCATGTCACCTTGTAGCCCGCATGATTCTTTATATCACAACACAGCCAGACAGTTGGGAATTGAGGCATTTGCTCCCTGCCTCCATCCCAGCGACTTGTATGTTTCCTGCAGAGCTCATGACAAGGCACCTGAAAGTTGTGCTCTTCATGAAGAATCCATAGGAGACAGGGAGTATCCATCTGTGCAGCTGAGCTATGAAGAACTCAAAGAGGAGAATTCCATGCTCAGGAGGAAGATCAAAAGTATCCATAGCTTCTCAGAAAGTCAGACACGCATGGTGAGAAACCTGGAGAGAAGACTGAGAGCCAGTGTGGTCAAAGAGGAGAAAGAGGCTCAGGGTTTAGAATCCGTTGTCCAGCAGGCAGAACGGAATCTGCTGGGGATGACCCAGCGGGCCCTGAAGGCAGAAAGTAAGGCTGCAAAGCTGAAGCAGGAGGTGTCTCTTCTCCAGGTGGAGCTGGAGAGTTTCAAGACAGAGAATGACATGCTGCGTGCAGGCCAGTCTGCCAGCCTGGGGGCAGTGCAACAAAATGTAGACGTTGCCTTGCAGAATCTCCACCGGGTTATAGCCAATGCACACTTGTCAATCAAACAGCTGGTCTCGGGAACGGAAATGCTGCATTTTGTGGCTGACCTCCTGAAATCCATAGACAAGATTTCCGAAGTCAAAAAGGAAGATGATGGATGA
- the KCNJ4 gene encoding inward rectifier potassium channel 4 isoform X1 — MIKRAMGSVRVNRYSIVSTEEDGHKVSALGNMNGHSWNGKGHVPRRKRRNRFVKKNGQCNVYFANLSNKSQRYMADIFTTCVDTRWRYMFMIFSAAFLVSWLFFGFLFWCIAFFHGDLGATGVGGVPTTAKPCIMHVNGFLGAFLFSVETQTTIGYGFRCVTEECPLAIMAVVVQSIVGCVIDSFMIGTIMAKMARPKKRAQTLLFSHHAVISVRDGKLCLMWRVGNLRRSHIVEAHVRAQLIKPYMTQEGEYLPLDQRDLNVGYDIGLDRIFLVSPIIIVHEIDEESPLYGMGKEELEMEDFEIVVILEGMVEATAMTTQARSSYLASEILWGHRFEPVVFEEKNRYKVDYSHFHKTYEVAGTPCCSARELQESKITILSSPPPPSAFCYENELALVSQDEDEEEEEVEVGPGLGGSTKKDGGVIQMTEFGSHLDLERLQAAIPLDTISYRRESAI, encoded by the exons ATGATAAAGCGAGCCATGGGTAGCGTCCGAGTTAACAG GTACAGCATTGTCTCAACTGAAGAGGATGGGCACAAGGTTTCTGCCCTAGGCAACATGAATGGGCACAGCTGGAATGGGAAAGGACATGTCCCCAGGCGGAAACGCCGTAACCGTTTTGTGAAGAAGAATGGACAGTGCAACGTGTATTTTGCCAACCTGAGCAACAAGTCTCAACGCTACATGGCCGACATCTTTACCACATGTGTGGACACTCGCTGGCGCTACATGTTTATGATCTTCTCAGCAGCCTTCCTGGTCTCCTGGCTCTTCTTTGGGTTCCTCTTCTGGTGCATTGCTTTCTTTCATGGTGACCTGGgtgccactggggtgggcggtgTCCCCACCACTGCAAAGCCCTGCATCATGCACGTCAATGGCTTCCTAGGAGCCTTTCTCTTCTCGGTGGAGACACAGACCACCATTGGGTATGGGTTCCGTTGTGTGACTGAGGAGTGCCCGTTGGCCATCATGGCAGTAGTGGTCCAGTCCATCGTGGGCTGTGTCATCGACTCCTTCATGATTGGCACCATCATGGCCAAGATGGCGCGGCCCAAGAAACGGGCCCAGACCCTCCTTTTCAGCCATCATGCTGTCATCTCTGTGCGCGATGGCAAACTGTGCCTCATGTGGCGAGTGGGAAACTTGCGGAGGAGTCACATTGTGGAGGCTCATGTCCGGGCTCAGCTCATCAAGCCCTACATGACACAGGAAGGTGAGTACCTCCCACTGGACCAGCGGGACCTCAACGTGGGCTACGACATAGGCCTTGACCGCATATTCCTGGTATCCCCCATTATCATTGTCCATGAGATTGATGAGGAGAGCCCACTCTATGGAATGGGCAAGGAGGAGCTAGAGATGGAGGACTTTGAGATTGTCGTCATCCTGGAGGGGATGGTGGAGGCCACAGCCATGACCACCCAGGCTCGCAGCTCCTACCTGGCCAGTGAGATCCTCTGGGGTCACCGTTTTGAACCTGTGGTCTTTGAGGAGAAGAACCGCTACAAAGTGGACTACTCACACTTCCACAAGACCTACGAGGTGGCCGGCACCCCTTGCTGCTCAGCCCGGGAGCTGCAAGAGAGCAAGATCACCATCCTATCTTCTCCGCCACCTCCTAGTGCCTTCTGCTATGAGAACGAGTTGGCCTTAGTCAGCCAAGacgaagatgaggaggaggaggaggtggaagtgGGGCCTGGGTTAGGAGGAAGCACCAAGAAGGATGGAGGAGTCATCCAGATGACGGAATTTGGGAGTCACTTGGATCTGGAACGGCTACAGGCTGCCATCCCCCTGGACACCATCTCCTACCGCAGAGAGTCAGCCATCTGA
- the KCNJ4 gene encoding inward rectifier potassium channel 4 isoform X2 encodes MIKRAMGSVRVNSIVSTEEDGHKVSALGNMNGHSWNGKGHVPRRKRRNRFVKKNGQCNVYFANLSNKSQRYMADIFTTCVDTRWRYMFMIFSAAFLVSWLFFGFLFWCIAFFHGDLGATGVGGVPTTAKPCIMHVNGFLGAFLFSVETQTTIGYGFRCVTEECPLAIMAVVVQSIVGCVIDSFMIGTIMAKMARPKKRAQTLLFSHHAVISVRDGKLCLMWRVGNLRRSHIVEAHVRAQLIKPYMTQEGEYLPLDQRDLNVGYDIGLDRIFLVSPIIIVHEIDEESPLYGMGKEELEMEDFEIVVILEGMVEATAMTTQARSSYLASEILWGHRFEPVVFEEKNRYKVDYSHFHKTYEVAGTPCCSARELQESKITILSSPPPPSAFCYENELALVSQDEDEEEEEVEVGPGLGGSTKKDGGVIQMTEFGSHLDLERLQAAIPLDTISYRRESAI; translated from the exons ATGATAAAGCGAGCCATGGGTAGCGTCCGAGTTAACAG CATTGTCTCAACTGAAGAGGATGGGCACAAGGTTTCTGCCCTAGGCAACATGAATGGGCACAGCTGGAATGGGAAAGGACATGTCCCCAGGCGGAAACGCCGTAACCGTTTTGTGAAGAAGAATGGACAGTGCAACGTGTATTTTGCCAACCTGAGCAACAAGTCTCAACGCTACATGGCCGACATCTTTACCACATGTGTGGACACTCGCTGGCGCTACATGTTTATGATCTTCTCAGCAGCCTTCCTGGTCTCCTGGCTCTTCTTTGGGTTCCTCTTCTGGTGCATTGCTTTCTTTCATGGTGACCTGGgtgccactggggtgggcggtgTCCCCACCACTGCAAAGCCCTGCATCATGCACGTCAATGGCTTCCTAGGAGCCTTTCTCTTCTCGGTGGAGACACAGACCACCATTGGGTATGGGTTCCGTTGTGTGACTGAGGAGTGCCCGTTGGCCATCATGGCAGTAGTGGTCCAGTCCATCGTGGGCTGTGTCATCGACTCCTTCATGATTGGCACCATCATGGCCAAGATGGCGCGGCCCAAGAAACGGGCCCAGACCCTCCTTTTCAGCCATCATGCTGTCATCTCTGTGCGCGATGGCAAACTGTGCCTCATGTGGCGAGTGGGAAACTTGCGGAGGAGTCACATTGTGGAGGCTCATGTCCGGGCTCAGCTCATCAAGCCCTACATGACACAGGAAGGTGAGTACCTCCCACTGGACCAGCGGGACCTCAACGTGGGCTACGACATAGGCCTTGACCGCATATTCCTGGTATCCCCCATTATCATTGTCCATGAGATTGATGAGGAGAGCCCACTCTATGGAATGGGCAAGGAGGAGCTAGAGATGGAGGACTTTGAGATTGTCGTCATCCTGGAGGGGATGGTGGAGGCCACAGCCATGACCACCCAGGCTCGCAGCTCCTACCTGGCCAGTGAGATCCTCTGGGGTCACCGTTTTGAACCTGTGGTCTTTGAGGAGAAGAACCGCTACAAAGTGGACTACTCACACTTCCACAAGACCTACGAGGTGGCCGGCACCCCTTGCTGCTCAGCCCGGGAGCTGCAAGAGAGCAAGATCACCATCCTATCTTCTCCGCCACCTCCTAGTGCCTTCTGCTATGAGAACGAGTTGGCCTTAGTCAGCCAAGacgaagatgaggaggaggaggaggtggaagtgGGGCCTGGGTTAGGAGGAAGCACCAAGAAGGATGGAGGAGTCATCCAGATGACGGAATTTGGGAGTCACTTGGATCTGGAACGGCTACAGGCTGCCATCCCCCTGGACACCATCTCCTACCGCAGAGAGTCAGCCATCTGA